A single window of Streptomyces cathayae DNA harbors:
- a CDS encoding MurR/RpiR family transcriptional regulator codes for MSVTEGPGARLQALFEGHRLTPTQRRIAHSMVRRAADVPFLSSVELAELAGVSQPSVTRFAVALGFDGYPALRRHLREVAPTGTTPETGPYNEYQQAVEAEIENLRHLAEVLADPEPVRRAGRILADSRPLPVLGLRAAAAQAHGFAYFAAKVHPDVRLLNEGGSMLHDRIDAAAGAGAGALLCFALPRHPREVVDALTHARETGLTVVTVADSAFAPVAKVSDLLLPAAVGTGLAFDTACAPMLLGRVLLEAMCDDLPDAQARLEEFDTKAAARGLFVD; via the coding sequence ATGAGCGTCACCGAGGGCCCGGGCGCGCGCCTGCAGGCGCTCTTCGAGGGGCACCGGCTGACGCCCACGCAGCGGCGCATCGCGCACAGCATGGTGCGGCGCGCCGCCGACGTCCCGTTCCTGTCCAGCGTGGAACTGGCCGAACTGGCCGGGGTCAGCCAGCCCTCCGTGACCCGGTTCGCCGTCGCCCTGGGCTTCGACGGCTACCCCGCGCTGCGGCGGCATCTGCGCGAGGTCGCGCCCACCGGGACCACGCCGGAGACCGGCCCGTACAACGAGTACCAGCAGGCCGTCGAGGCCGAGATCGAGAACCTGCGGCACCTCGCGGAGGTGCTGGCCGATCCGGAGCCCGTGCGGCGGGCGGGACGGATCCTCGCGGACAGCAGGCCGCTGCCCGTGCTCGGGCTGCGCGCGGCGGCGGCGCAGGCCCACGGCTTCGCCTACTTCGCCGCCAAGGTCCACCCCGACGTGCGGCTGCTCAACGAGGGCGGCAGCATGCTGCACGACCGCATCGACGCCGCTGCCGGGGCCGGTGCCGGAGCCCTGCTGTGCTTCGCGCTGCCCCGGCACCCCCGCGAGGTCGTCGACGCCCTCACACACGCCAGGGAGACGGGGCTGACCGTCGTCACCGTCGCCGACTCCGCCTTCGCGCCGGTCGCCAAGGTCTCCGACCTGCTGCTGCCCGCCGCCGTCGGCACCGGGCTCGCCTTCGACACGGCGTGCGCGCCGATGCTGCTGGGCCGGGTGCTGCTGGAGGCGATGTGCGACGACCTGCCCGACGCGCAGGCCCGGCTGGAGGAGTTCGACACGAAGGCGGCGGCCCGCGGCCTGTTCGTGGACTGA